In the Streptomyces cinnamoneus genome, CCGCCTTCTCCGCAGTTCTGCGCACCCGCCCTCGTCGGGGTGTATCAGTCGGGAAACTGACTGGTACGTGCAAATTATTTGGGATGGCCCGGTATCGGAACACCGGGCCACCCCGGCTCGTTGTCACGACGTGAGCACGACACCACCTGTTCTCGCCGCAGAGCTGGCGCAGGCGTGGGCCGACATTCAGCGGTTCCACCCCGAGCTGCCGGATCTAGCCGCGCCCGAATCGTTGATCGGGGAGTCGTCGTCCGCCTGCGGCGCCGAGCTCTCCTTCGAAAGGCTGCTGCACGAGGCAGTGCACGGCATCGCGGCCGCCCGCGGTGTCCGGGACACTTCGCGTGCCGGCCGCTACCACAACCGGCGGTTCCTGGCGATCGCCGAGGAGCTGGGGCTCGACCACAGTGATGAGCCGCATCCCAGCAGTGGCTTCTCCCTGGTCGTGCTCAACCCGGAGGCGCGCAAGCGCTACCGCCCGACCATCGAGAGACTGCAGCGCGCCCTGAAGGCGCACTCCGTCGCGACCACCGCCGACACCTCGCGCACCTTCCGGGGCCCGGCGGCGCGCCACGGCTCGTCCGGCGGGGGCGTGCGGGTGAAGGCGGTCTGCGAGTGCGGGCGGAACGTGCGCGTCGTGCCGTCGGTGCTGGCCCAGGCCCCGATCATGTGCGGCGGCTGCGGGCAGCCCTTCCGGATCCCCGAGGCCGTCTCGGTCGGCTGACCTGGAACCGTATGGCACAATGAATGGCTGTACTCGACAGTCGCACAGGACCCCTCTCTCCTTCCGGCTGACGCGTCCATCGGGCACCCCGAGTACCGCAACCCCACGTGGCATCTCGTTGTGCCCAACCACGTCAAGACCAGGAGACACCACTCCCGTGGCAGTCAAGATCAAGCTGAAGCGTCTGGGCAAGATCCGTTCGCCTCACTACCGCATCGTCGTCGCCGACTCCCGTACCCGCCGTGACGGCCGGGCCATCGAGGAGATCGGTCTGTACCACCCGGTGCAGAACCCCTCGCGCATCGAGGTCAACAGCGAGCGTGCCCAGTACTGGCTGAGCGTCGGCGCGCAGCCGACCGAGCCCGTGCTGGCCATCCTGAAGGTCACCGGCGACTGGCAGAAGTTCAAGGGTCTGCCGGCCCCCGCCCCGATGCTCGTCGCCGAGCCGAAGAAGGACCACAGCGGTCTCTTCGACGCCGTCGTGAGCGCCGCGGACGAGTCGAAGGGTGAGGCCATCACCCCGAAGGCGAAGAAGTCGGAGAAGAAGGACGAGGCCGCCGAGGCTGCCGAGTCCGCTGAGTCGACCGAGGCCTGAGGATGCTCGAGGAGGCCCTTGAGCACCTCGTGAAGGGCATCGTCGACAACCCCGACGACGTGCAGATCGCCTCGCGCAATCTGCGTCGTGGGCGTGTGCTGGAGGTCCGGGTCCACCCCGACGACCTCGGCAAGGTGATCGGCCGCAACGGCCGTACCGCCCGCGCGCTGCGTACCGTCGTGGGCGCCATCGGCGGCCGTGGCATCCGTGTCGACCTCGTCGATGTGGACCAGGTCCGCTGAGAAGCGATTGAAGCACCGGCACGGGCCGGGAAGGAATCTCCTTCCCGGCCCGTTGTCGCGTTCATGGAGCACATGTGAGAAGGATGAGAGCGTGCAGCTGGTAGTCGGGAGGATCGGCCGCGCCCATGGCATCAAGGGCGAGGTCACCGTTGAGGTGCGCACGGACGAGCCCGAACTGCGGCTCGGACCGGGCGCCGTGCTGGCCACGGACCCGGCGGGTGCGGGGCCGCTGACCATCGAGACCGGCCGGGTGCACAGCGGGCGGCTGCTGCTGCGGTTCGCCGGCGTGGCCGACCGCACCGCCGCCGAGGCGCTGCGCAACACACTGCTGATCGCCGACGTCGACCCCGACGAGACTCCCGACGACCCCGAGGAGTTCTACGACCACCAGCTGATGGACCTCGACGTCGTCACCGTCGACGGCGCGGCCGTCGGCCGGATCGCGGAGATCGCCCATCTGCCGTCACAGGACCTCTTCATCGTGGAGCGTCCCGACGGCGGCGAGGTGATGATCCCGTTCGTCAACGAGATCGTCGTGGAGATCGACCTGGAGGGGCAGCGGGCCGTCGTCGACCCGCCGCGCGGCCTGCTGGACGCCGACCAGGCCGAGGTCGCGAGCTCCCGCGACGAGAGCGGCACCGGTGAGGACGGCGCCGCCCGTGACGGGGACGCGGAGGACGAGTCCTGATGCGCCTCGACGTCGTCACGATCTTCCCCGAGTACCTCGAACCGCTGAACGTCTCGCTCGTCGGCAAGGCCCGCGCCCGCGGCCAGCTCGACGTGCGCGTGCACGACCTGCGGGAGTGGACGCACGACAAGCACAACACCGTCGACGACACCCCCTACGGCGGCGGCCCCGGCATGGTCATGAAGCCGGAGCCCTGGGGCGAGGCCCTCGACTCGATCATCGAATCCGGTGAGGGGCAGCCGACGATCGTCGTCCCGACGCCCAGCGGCAAGCCCTTCACCCAGGAACTCGCCGTCGAGCTGTCCGAGAAGCCGTGGCTGGTCTTCACCCCCGCCCGCTACGAGGGCATCGACCGCCGGGTCATCGAGGAGTACGCCGAACGGGTCGACGTCCGCGAGGTCTCCATCGGTGACTACGTGCTCGCCGGCGGCGAGGCTCCGGTGCTGGTCATGGTGGAGGCCGTCGCCCGGCTGCTGCCGGGGGTGCTCGGCAACGCCGAGTCGCACCGCGACGACTCCTTCGCGCCCGGCGCCATGGCCGACCTGCTGGAAGGGCCCGTCTACACCAAGCCGCCCGAGTGGCGCGGCCGCGGCATCCCCGAGGTGCTGCTCAGCGGCCACCACGGCAAGATCGCCCGCTGGCGCCGCGACGAGGCGTTCCGGCGCACGGCCGTGAACCGGCCGGACCTCCTGGAGCGCGCCGACCCCGGGGCCTTCGACAAGAAGGACCGCGAAATGCTCTCCATCCTGGGCTGGGCGCCCGGCGCCGACGGCCGATTTGGGCGACTGGGCCAGGACGTGGAAGAATAAGCCGTTGCCTTGCGCCCGGCGCACGCCCCTGCCACAGGGGGAACGACGTCCGCCCGGTGTGTTCGGCAGCCTTTCCACTTCGGTACGAATTCCGCTGATGACCTGTGGCATCGGCGAGGAAGCAGACGCTCATGTCCTCCCTGCTCGACAACGTCAACGCCGCGTCCCTGCGCACCGACGTCCCGGCCTTCCGCCCCGGCGACACCGTGAACGTCCACGTTCGCGTCATCGAGGGCAACCGCTCCCGTATCCAGCAGTTCAAGGGCGTCGTCATCCGCCGCCAGGGCGCGGGCATCAGCGAGACCTTCACGGTCCGCAAGGTCTCCTTCTCCGTCGGCGTCGAGCGCACCTTCCCGGTGCACAGCCCGATCTTCGAGAAGGTCGAGCTGATCACCCGCGGTGACGTCCGTCGCGCCAAGCTGTACTACCTCCGTGAGCTGCGCGGCAAGGCCGCGAAGATCAAGGAGAAGCGCGACAACTGAGCTTCCCGCCGGCGTCCCGGCCGGGCCGGATAGGCTCTCGGCACGATGGACACCGACGCACAGCTTCCGGAGCGCGACCGCTCTCCCGAACCCGAAGGGGTGAAGGAGCAGGGGTCGCGCTCCTCGCGTTTTCCCCCGGCGTCCCCCCGGAGCCGGCCCGCCGCCGCGTGGCGGTGGCTCACCGGCGGCGGGCCCCTGCGCCGGGCCGGGCTGCTGCTGACCGTCTGCCTGGTCTCGTTGCTCCTGGTCAGCAACTACCTCGTGCAGCCCTTCCTCGTGCCCAGCGGCTCGATGCGCGGCACCCTCGAGGTGGGCGACCGGGTGCTGGTCGACAAGCTCGCCTACCGCTTCGGGGACGCCCCGCGCCGCGGTGACGTGGTCGTCTTCGACGGCCGGGAGTCCTTCGTCCAGGACGCCCCCTCGGAGAACGTCGTGACCGCGCTGATCCGCCGGGGCGCCTCCGCGGTCGGCCTGATGCAGCCGGCGCCGACCTCCTACGTCAAGCGGGTCGTGGGCGTCGGCGGCGACCGGGTCAGGTGCTGCGACCGGCGCGGACTGCTGGAGGTCAACGGGCATCCGGTGCTGGAGGACTATCTGTACCCGGGGGACGCCCCGTCGCAGGTGCCGTTCGACATCGTCGTGCCGGAGGGCAAGCTATGGGTCATGGGTGACCACCGAAGCGACTCCCGTGACTCCCGTGACCACCTGGGCGAGCCCGGCGGTGGCACGGTCCCGGTCGACCGGGTCATCGGGCGCGTCGACTGGATCGGCTGGCCGCTGGACCGGATGACCTCGCTCCGGCAGACCGGCGCCTTCGCGGACGTACCGGATCCGGGCCGGGGGGCCGGGCACGGCGGGATCCCGCATGGGTAGCCGGGGGCGGACCCACGCACCGACGCACGCCCGTACGCGGGAGGCGGACGGGGAGCGCGCCGGGGCCGCGCCCCAGACCGGCGGACGGGCGGAGCGGCGCAAGGCCGCCCGGCGGGTGAAGCGGCGGCGGCGCAGGTCGGTGGTCAAGGAGGTGCCGATCCTCATGGGCGTGGCGGTGCTGATCACACTGGTGCTCAAGACCTTCCTCTTGCAGGCCTTCGTCATCCCGTCCGGCTCCATGGAGCAGACCATCCGCATCGGTGACCGGGTGCTGGTGGACAAGCTGACGCCCTGGTTCGGCTCCCGGCCGGAGCGGGGGGACGTCGTCGTCTTCAAGGACCCGGGGCACTGGCTGGAGGGCGAGCAGTCGTCGTCCGGCTCCGACCCGGTGGGGATCAAGCAGGGCAAGCAGTTGCTGACCTTCATCGGCCTGCTGCCCTCCGCCGACGAACGGGACCTGATCAAGCGCGTGGTCGGCGTGGGTGGCGACACGGTCAAGTGCTGCGACGTCGACGGGCGGGTCACGGTCAACGGCACGCCGCTCCTGGAGCCGTACCTGCACCCCGGAAACCCACCCTCCCAGCTGAAGTTCGAGGTCGAGGTCCCCCGAGGGCGGATCTTCGTCATGGGCGACCACCGCTCGAACTCGGCGGACTCGCGCTACCACCTGGACGAACCCGGCCACGGCACCGTGGCGGAAAGCCAGGTGGTGGGCCGTGCGGTGGTGATCGCCTGGCCCTTCGGGCACGTGCGGCAGCTGGCGGAACCGGACACCTACGCCTCGGTGCGGGACGCGCCGCGCGCGAGCGCACGAACGGACGTATCGCCGCATAACGGAACCCTCACGGATCGGCAAGGATTGCTTCGTCTCCCGACCCCTGCGGAACTCTCGCTCGTTATGGGAGTGGTGGGCCTGCGTCGTGTGTGCGACAGGCGGGAGCGTGGAGTAAGGAGTGGACGTGGGGGATTTGGCGGTCGGCGCACGTTCCGGCCACGGAGAGCCCGAGAAGCGCCCCGGGACGGCTGAGGAGCCGCACCGCCGGGCGCCGGCGGGTGCGGCGCCGGAAGGGGCCAGGTCCCACGCGACGTACGGGCCGGCCGGGCCGGAAAGCGACGGTGGCACAGTGACGACACCCGGCGACGACCCCGCCGGCCCCGGCGGAACGGCCGGGCGGGACCCGGGACACCGGGACGGCCCCGGGGACGGGGCGCCGGGCGGGAGGAAGGACGAGAAGAAGCACCGGTCCTTCTGGAAGGAGCTGCCGCTCCTCATCGGGATCGCCCTGCTCCTCGCGCTGCTGATCAAGACCTTCCTGGTGCAGGCGTTCTCCATCCCGTCCGAGTCGATGCAGAACACCCTCCAGCGGGGCGACCGGGTGCTGGTGGACAAGCTGACCCCCTGGTTCGGCTCCCGGCCCGAGCGCGGCGAGGTGGTGGTCTTCCACGACCCGGGCGGCTGGCTCGGCGAGAGCCCGAGCGCAGAGACCGGGCCGGTGGCCGAGGGCTTCCAGAAGGTGCTCAGCTTCATCGGCCTGATGCCCTCCGCCGAGGAGAAGGACCTGATCAAGCGGGTCATCGCGGTCGGCGGGGACACCGTCGAGTGCAAGGGCGACAACGACCCGGTCGTGGTCAACGGCAAGGCGCTCAAGGAGCCCTACGTCTACCCCGGCAACACCCCCTGCGGCGACAAGCCCTTCGGCCCGATCACGGTGCCCAAGGGCCGGATCTGGGTGATGGGCGACCACCGGCAGGACTCCCTCGACTCGCGCTGGCACCAGGAGCTGGCGTACCAGGGCACGGTCTCGGAGGACGACGTGGTCGGGCGGGCGATCGTCGTCGCCTGGCCGCTGAACCGCTGGGCCACCCTGCCCGTCCCGGACACCTTCGACCAGCCGGGGCTGGCCGCGGCGGCCGCCGCCGCGCCCGCCGCGCTGGGGCTCGCGGGCGCGGTGCCGCTGGTGCTGTGGCGCCGGCGCCGGGCTCTTGGCCAGGACGCGCCGGCCGCGTCGGCCGGCCGTCCGGAGCAGGCGGCTCCGAGGGGCTGACGGGGCCCGTACCGCCGGGTAGTGTGCGATTCCATGCCCCAGGGCATGCGGAATCCGAACCTCCGCGCGGTGCGCCGCGCGGACCGACGTGCGGCGGGGGCGGAATTGAGCAGAGCGGTGAGCGACGGCCGGCGTGCCGAGGAGCACGCGGGCCACGGGTCGGGTGCCGACGGCCGCGGCCGCACGGGCAGGGTGCTGTCCGGGCTGGTCGTGGCCGTCGGCTGTGTGCTCTTCTTCGGCGGCTTCGCCTGGGCCGCCGTGCTGTACCGGCCGTTCACCGTGCCCACCGACTCGATGGAGCCCACCATCGGGCGCGGTGAGCGGGTCCTCGCCCAGCGCATCGACGGCGACGAGGTGCGCCGGGGCGACGTGGTGGTCTTCCGGGACAAGGTCTGGGGGGACTCGCCGATGCTCAAGCGGGTCGTCGGCGTCGGCGGCGACAAGGTCGCGTGCTGCGACGCGCGGGGCCGGCTGACGATCGACGGCGAGCCCGTCGAGGAGCCGTACCTCCGGTCGCAGGGCCCGGCCTCGCCCACCCCCTTCTCCGCCACCGTGCCCGAGGGCCGGCTCTTCCTCCTCGGCGACCACCGCGCCGACTCCCTGGACTCGCGCACCCACATGGCCGACGGCGGTCAGGGCGCGGTGGAGCGCGGGGCGGTCGAGGCGCGGGTGGAGGCGATCGCCTGGCCCTCCTCGTCCTGGGGCATGCTGGAGCGGCCCGGCTCCTTCGGGGCGCTGCCGGGCGGCACGTCGCAGCCGGGGCCGCTGCCGCTGACGGTGGCGTCCGTGATCGCGGGCGCGGTGTGCATCCTGGGGGGTGCGGCGTACGGGCCGGTGGCCGGTCTGCTGGCGCGGCGCGGGAAGGCGGTGAGGCCCGATGGATGAGGCCGTGGATCCCCGGGGGCCGCGCTCGCCGCGCAGGGCGGCCCGGGTGATCCTGCTCGACCCGCACGACCGGATCCTGCTGCTCCAGGGCTACGAGCCCGACGACCCGGCGACCACGTGGTGGTTCACTCCCGGCGGCGGGCTGGAGGGGGACGAGGACTGGGAGGCGGCGGCGCGCCGGGAGCTGGCCGAGGAGACCGGGATCACAGAGGTCGACCTGGGGCCGGTGCTGTGGCTGCGGAGCTGTTCCTTCCCCTTCGCCGGGCGCCGCTGGGACCAGGACGAACGCTACTTCCTGGCCCGTACCCGGCAGGAGCCGACCTGGACGGGCGGGGGGACGGAGCTGGAGCGCCGCAGCCTGATGGCCCTGCGCTGGTGGACCTGCGCGGAACTGCTGGCGACCCGTGAGACGGTGTATCCGACCAGGCTCGCCGGGCTGCTGCGCACGCTGCTCGACGAGGGCCCCCCGAGCTCGCCGGTGCTCCTGGAGACCGAGCGCGCCTGACGCACAATGGGGGGACGCACGGCTGAAGGGGAACATGCCATGAGCGCCGAGGACCTCGAGAAGTACGAGACCGAGATGGAGCTGAAGCTCTACCGGGAGTACCGCGACGTCGTCGGTCTGTTCAAATACGTGATCGAGACCGAGCGGCGTTTCTACCTCACCAACGACTACGAGATGCAGGTGCACTCGGTCCAGGGCGAGGTGTTCTTCGAGGTGTCCATGGCGGACGCCTGGGTGTGGGACATGTACCGCCCGGCCCGCTTCGTGAAGCAGGTGCGGGTGCTCACGTTCAAGGACGTGAACATCGAGGAGCTCAACAAGAGCGACCTCGACCTGCCGGGCACCTGACCCGGCGCCACCTGAGCCGGCGCCCCGTCGTCGGCGGTCCGCCCTGCGCTGTGCCCCTCTTCCGGGTGACCGGGTTATCCACAACCCACCGGTTGTCCACCAAGATCCAACAGCGGGGGGCGGGGGCCCCATAGTCGGCACCGGAGGTGGTGCCGATGAACGCCCGAGGGGGGCTCGGCAGGTACGGGGAGGATCTCGCCGCGCGCCGGCTGACGGAGGCCGGGATGACCGTGCTGGCCCGCAACTGGCGGTGCCGGGACGGCGAGGTCGACATCGTGGCGATGGACGGGGACGCCCTCGTCATCTGCGAGGTGAAGACCCGGCGCGAGGGGCCGTACGAACACCCGATGGGGGCGGTCACCCCGGCCAAGGCGGACCGCCTGCGCCGGCTCGCCGGACGGTGGCTGGAGCAGCACGAGGGCGTGCCGCCGGGCGGGGTGCGGATCGATCTGGTGGGCGTGAGGGTGCCCGGCAGGGGTGCGCCTGTCGTGGAGCACGCCAAGGGGGTGGCCTGATGGGTTTCGCCCGTACGTGCTCGGTGGCCCTGGTGGGGGTCGAGGGCGTGGTCGTCGAGGTGCAGGCCGACCTGGAGCCCGGGGTGGCGGCCTTCACGCTGGTGGGGCTGCCGGACAAGTCCCTGGTGGAGAGCCGGGACCGGGTGCGGGCCGCGGTGGTGAACTCCGGCTGCGAGTGGCCGCAGAAGAAGCTGACCGTGGGGCTGAGCCCGGCCTCGGTCCCCAAGAGCGGTTCCGGCTTCGACTTGGCGGTGGCGGTGGCGGTGCTCGGCGCCGCGGAGGCCGTCGCGCCCGCGGCCATCGCCGACCTGGTGATGATCGGTGAGCTGGGCCTGGACGGCGGGGTGCGTCCGGTGCGCGGTGTCCTGCCGGCCGTCCTCGCCGCCGCCGAGGCCGGCTACCGCCAGGTCGTCGTGCCGGAGCGGACCGCGGCGGAGGCCGCGCTGGTGCCCGGCGTCTCGGTGCTGGGGGTGCGCAGCCTGCGGCAGCTCGTCGCGCTGCTCACCGACGCCCCGGTGCCGGAGGAGGAGCCCCTGCGTGCGGGCCGTCCGGACCCGACGCTCGCGGGGCTGCTGGTGCCCGGCGCCGGAGTGGGCAGCGGCCTGGCCTCCGGCGGCCGGGCGGCCGGCGGGGACGGGCCGGACCTCGCGGACGTGGCGGGGCAGCACACCGCGCGGCTCGCCCTGGAGGTCGCCGCGGCCGGCCGCCACCACCTGCTGCTCTCCGGGCCGCCGGGGGCGGGCAAGACCATGCTCGCCGAGCGGCTGCCGGCGATCCTTCCGCCGCTCAGCCGGCAGGAGTCCCTGGAGGTGACGGCGGTCCACTCGGTGGCGGGCATGCTGCCGCCCGGCGAGCCGCTGGTGGCGACGGCGCCCTACTGCGCGCCGCACCACTCCGCGACGATGCAGTCCCTGGTCGGCGGCGGCAACGGCCTGCCCAGACCCGGCGCGGTCTCGCTGGCCCACCGTGGAGTGCTTTTTCTGGACGAAGCGCCTGAATTCAGCACTAAAGCCCTGGACGCCCTGCGCCAGCCGCTGGAGTCGGGGCACGTCGTGGTGGCGCGCACGGCCGGCGTGGTGCGGCTGCCCGCACGGTTCCTGATGGTGCTCGCCGCCAATCCGTGCCCCTGCGGGCGGCACACCCTCCACGGCACTGGTTGTGAGTGCCCCGCGTCGGTGATCCGCAGATATCAGGCCCGGCTCTCCGGTCCGCTGCTGGACCGGGTGGATCTGCGGGTGGAGGTCGAGCCTGTGCGGCGCGCCGAACTGCTGGGCGGGGGCGGGCCCGGGGAGCCGACGGCGGACGTCGCCGGACGCGTCGCGCGGGCCAGGCAACGGGCCGTCACCCGGCTGGCGGGTACGCCCTGGACCGCCAACAGCGAGGTCCCGGGCCATGAGCTGCGCACCCGCTGGCGGCCCGCGCCCGGCGCGCTCGCCGCCGCCGAGCGCGACCTGGAGCGTGGCCTGCTGACGGCCCGTGGGCTGGACCGGGTGCTGCGGGTCGCCTGGACCCTCGCCGACCTCATGGGACACGAGCGGCCCGACGCGGCCGACGTGGCGCTGGCCCTTGAGCTGCGCACCGGGATCGCCCGGGGCGCGCCGCTTCCGCCGCGGCCGGCCGCCCCGGTGCCGGCGCCGGCCGCGGTGGTGGGGTCCGAGCCGTGACCGGGGTGGTGAGCGAGGGGGAACGGCTCGCCCGGGCCGCCCTGACCCGGCTGACCGAGCCGGGTGACGAGGCCGTGGGGCGATGGCTGCGGCAGCTGGGGCCGGTGGACCTGATGCGCGGACTGACCGGGGCCGGGCCGCCGCCGGCGGGAGCGCGGGCGGACCGCCTCGCGGGCTGCCGGGCCCGGGCCGCCGGCCTCGACCCGGCCGGTGACCTCGCCGCGGCCGCCCGGCTCGGAGGGCGTTTCCTGTGTCCGGGTGACCACGAGTGGCCCACCCAGCTGGACGACCTTGGGGACGCCCGCCCCGTCGGGCTGTGGGTGCGGGGGAGCCCCGACGTGCGGCGGTGGGCGCTGCGCTCGGTCGCCGTGGTGGGCGCCCGTGCCTGCACCGGGTACGGCTCGCACGTCGCCGCCACCCTCGGCGCGGGGCTCGCGGAGCGCGGCTGGGTGGTGGTCTCCGGCGCCGCGTACGGGGTCGACGGGGCGGCGCACCGCGGGGCGCTGGCCGCGGGCGGGGCGACGGTGGCCGTGCTGGCGTCGGGGATCGACGTGCCCTATCCCCGCGGACACGCGGAGTTGCTCGGCCGTGTCGGGGAACAGGGTCTGGTCCTGGCCGAGTTGCCACCGGGCGGTCATCCCACCAGGAGCCGGTTCGTCCTGCGCAACCGCGTCATCGCCGCGTTGACGCGCGGAACGGTGGTCGTGGAGGCGGAGCTGCGCAGCGGCTCGCTCGTCACGGCCCGCCGGGCGATCGAGCTGGGCCGGCACACCATGGGTGTGCCCGGGCCGGTCACGTCCGGGCTCTCCGCGGGGGTGCACGAACTGCTGCGCGAGGGGGCGAGCCTGGTGACCGGCGCCGCCGACGTCATCGAACTGGTCGGCAGCATCGGGGACCTCGCCCCGGAGCGGCGGGGACCCGTCGTGCCCAGGGATCTGCTGGATGCGGACGCGGCCCGGGTGCTGGAGGCCGTGCCCGGCCGGGGCGGCGCGGGCGTCGCGGCGGTCGCCCGCGAGGCGGGCACGGGGGCGGAGCGCGCGCTCGCCAAACTGTACGAACTCCAGGCGCTGGGCTTCGTGGAACGACTGGGCGATCTCTGGCAGTTGGCTGACGCGTCGTCAACATCCGACACCCCCAAGCCCCCCGGACGACGCCCCGGTGCGCGGCGAGGCGGTGCTTGATTCGGGGTGATCGGGTGAAAGGGTTAAGGAGGTGACCACGGTGGCCGATACGGCGGATTCCGCGGGGCCGACGGGCGTGACGGCGGCCGTCGCAGCGGAGCGCGGCCCGCGGACGACTCCGCCCCCGGCCGCCCGTCGAAGTATCCGCGCATCCGAAGGAGCCTGCTCGCTCACCGCAGCGTCTCGGTCACGCTACGCTACGGGATTCCATCCATTCATACCAACCGATCCACGGACACAGCAGAACGGCTCAAGACGACGAATGCCCCAGCACACCTCCGGGTCCGACCGCGCGGCGGTGCCGCCAGCAGCGCGTGGCGCCGTGCGCCCTCCCGCGCCCTCGACG is a window encoding:
- the rpsP gene encoding 30S ribosomal protein S16, whose translation is MAVKIKLKRLGKIRSPHYRIVVADSRTRRDGRAIEEIGLYHPVQNPSRIEVNSERAQYWLSVGAQPTEPVLAILKVTGDWQKFKGLPAPAPMLVAEPKKDHSGLFDAVVSAADESKGEAITPKAKKSEKKDEAAEAAESAESTEA
- a CDS encoding RNA-binding protein, producing the protein MLEEALEHLVKGIVDNPDDVQIASRNLRRGRVLEVRVHPDDLGKVIGRNGRTARALRTVVGAIGGRGIRVDLVDVDQVR
- the rimM gene encoding ribosome maturation factor RimM (Essential for efficient processing of 16S rRNA) — encoded protein: MQLVVGRIGRAHGIKGEVTVEVRTDEPELRLGPGAVLATDPAGAGPLTIETGRVHSGRLLLRFAGVADRTAAEALRNTLLIADVDPDETPDDPEEFYDHQLMDLDVVTVDGAAVGRIAEIAHLPSQDLFIVERPDGGEVMIPFVNEIVVEIDLEGQRAVVDPPRGLLDADQAEVASSRDESGTGEDGAARDGDAEDES
- the trmD gene encoding tRNA (guanosine(37)-N1)-methyltransferase TrmD, giving the protein MRLDVVTIFPEYLEPLNVSLVGKARARGQLDVRVHDLREWTHDKHNTVDDTPYGGGPGMVMKPEPWGEALDSIIESGEGQPTIVVPTPSGKPFTQELAVELSEKPWLVFTPARYEGIDRRVIEEYAERVDVREVSIGDYVLAGGEAPVLVMVEAVARLLPGVLGNAESHRDDSFAPGAMADLLEGPVYTKPPEWRGRGIPEVLLSGHHGKIARWRRDEAFRRTAVNRPDLLERADPGAFDKKDREMLSILGWAPGADGRFGRLGQDVEE
- the rplS gene encoding 50S ribosomal protein L19, whose translation is MSSLLDNVNAASLRTDVPAFRPGDTVNVHVRVIEGNRSRIQQFKGVVIRRQGAGISETFTVRKVSFSVGVERTFPVHSPIFEKVELITRGDVRRAKLYYLRELRGKAAKIKEKRDN
- the lepB gene encoding signal peptidase I, whose product is MDTDAQLPERDRSPEPEGVKEQGSRSSRFPPASPRSRPAAAWRWLTGGGPLRRAGLLLTVCLVSLLLVSNYLVQPFLVPSGSMRGTLEVGDRVLVDKLAYRFGDAPRRGDVVVFDGRESFVQDAPSENVVTALIRRGASAVGLMQPAPTSYVKRVVGVGGDRVRCCDRRGLLEVNGHPVLEDYLYPGDAPSQVPFDIVVPEGKLWVMGDHRSDSRDSRDHLGEPGGGTVPVDRVIGRVDWIGWPLDRMTSLRQTGAFADVPDPGRGAGHGGIPHG
- the lepB gene encoding signal peptidase I; translated protein: MGSRGRTHAPTHARTREADGERAGAAPQTGGRAERRKAARRVKRRRRRSVVKEVPILMGVAVLITLVLKTFLLQAFVIPSGSMEQTIRIGDRVLVDKLTPWFGSRPERGDVVVFKDPGHWLEGEQSSSGSDPVGIKQGKQLLTFIGLLPSADERDLIKRVVGVGGDTVKCCDVDGRVTVNGTPLLEPYLHPGNPPSQLKFEVEVPRGRIFVMGDHRSNSADSRYHLDEPGHGTVAESQVVGRAVVIAWPFGHVRQLAEPDTYASVRDAPRASARTDVSPHNGTLTDRQGLLRLPTPAELSLVMGVVGLRRVCDRRERGVRSGRGGFGGRRTFRPRRAREAPRDG
- the lepB gene encoding signal peptidase I, with amino-acid sequence MAVGARSGHGEPEKRPGTAEEPHRRAPAGAAPEGARSHATYGPAGPESDGGTVTTPGDDPAGPGGTAGRDPGHRDGPGDGAPGGRKDEKKHRSFWKELPLLIGIALLLALLIKTFLVQAFSIPSESMQNTLQRGDRVLVDKLTPWFGSRPERGEVVVFHDPGGWLGESPSAETGPVAEGFQKVLSFIGLMPSAEEKDLIKRVIAVGGDTVECKGDNDPVVVNGKALKEPYVYPGNTPCGDKPFGPITVPKGRIWVMGDHRQDSLDSRWHQELAYQGTVSEDDVVGRAIVVAWPLNRWATLPVPDTFDQPGLAAAAAAAPAALGLAGAVPLVLWRRRRALGQDAPAASAGRPEQAAPRG
- the lepB gene encoding signal peptidase I, producing the protein MSDGRRAEEHAGHGSGADGRGRTGRVLSGLVVAVGCVLFFGGFAWAAVLYRPFTVPTDSMEPTIGRGERVLAQRIDGDEVRRGDVVVFRDKVWGDSPMLKRVVGVGGDKVACCDARGRLTIDGEPVEEPYLRSQGPASPTPFSATVPEGRLFLLGDHRADSLDSRTHMADGGQGAVERGAVEARVEAIAWPSSSWGMLERPGSFGALPGGTSQPGPLPLTVASVIAGAVCILGGAAYGPVAGLLARRGKAVRPDG
- a CDS encoding NUDIX hydrolase, whose protein sequence is MDEAVDPRGPRSPRRAARVILLDPHDRILLLQGYEPDDPATTWWFTPGGGLEGDEDWEAAARRELAEETGITEVDLGPVLWLRSCSFPFAGRRWDQDERYFLARTRQEPTWTGGGTELERRSLMALRWWTCAELLATRETVYPTRLAGLLRTLLDEGPPSSPVLLETERA
- a CDS encoding DUF2469 domain-containing protein, whose product is MSAEDLEKYETEMELKLYREYRDVVGLFKYVIETERRFYLTNDYEMQVHSVQGEVFFEVSMADAWVWDMYRPARFVKQVRVLTFKDVNIEELNKSDLDLPGT
- a CDS encoding YraN family protein codes for the protein MNARGGLGRYGEDLAARRLTEAGMTVLARNWRCRDGEVDIVAMDGDALVICEVKTRREGPYEHPMGAVTPAKADRLRRLAGRWLEQHEGVPPGGVRIDLVGVRVPGRGAPVVEHAKGVA
- a CDS encoding YifB family Mg chelatase-like AAA ATPase, with the protein product MGFARTCSVALVGVEGVVVEVQADLEPGVAAFTLVGLPDKSLVESRDRVRAAVVNSGCEWPQKKLTVGLSPASVPKSGSGFDLAVAVAVLGAAEAVAPAAIADLVMIGELGLDGGVRPVRGVLPAVLAAAEAGYRQVVVPERTAAEAALVPGVSVLGVRSLRQLVALLTDAPVPEEEPLRAGRPDPTLAGLLVPGAGVGSGLASGGRAAGGDGPDLADVAGQHTARLALEVAAAGRHHLLLSGPPGAGKTMLAERLPAILPPLSRQESLEVTAVHSVAGMLPPGEPLVATAPYCAPHHSATMQSLVGGGNGLPRPGAVSLAHRGVLFLDEAPEFSTKALDALRQPLESGHVVVARTAGVVRLPARFLMVLAANPCPCGRHTLHGTGCECPASVIRRYQARLSGPLLDRVDLRVEVEPVRRAELLGGGGPGEPTADVAGRVARARQRAVTRLAGTPWTANSEVPGHELRTRWRPAPGALAAAERDLERGLLTARGLDRVLRVAWTLADLMGHERPDAADVALALELRTGIARGAPLPPRPAAPVPAPAAVVGSEP